One segment of Castanea sativa cultivar Marrone di Chiusa Pesio chromosome 3, ASM4071231v1 DNA contains the following:
- the LOC142628856 gene encoding uncharacterized protein LOC142628856: protein MAEDAIDSLENMKLTTDKEETIEISDEGRLMEIESRNLSLIGKFLTCKPFNKRAAKNTMRRAWGQNEGLQILNVGSNLFQFKFSSEFDMERILRNGPWTFDNQLLMLKRWSKGMTSKNIRMEHASLWVQIWDASLDMFSP from the coding sequence ATGGCAGAAGACGCAATTGATAGCCTAGAAAACATGAAGTTGACAACAGACAAAGAAGAGACTATTGAGATCTCAGATGAAGGAAGACTGATGGAAATTGAAAGTCGCAATCTGAGTTTGATTGGGAAGTTCCTAACTTGCAAACCTTTCAATAAGAGGGCTGCAAAAAACACCATGAGAAGAGCATGGGGGCAGAATGAAGGATTACAGATCCTTAACGTAGGGTCTAATCTGTTTCAATTCAAATTTAGCTCGGAGTTTGACATGGAACGAATACTTCGTAATGGACCGTGGACTTTTGATAATCAACTCCTCATGCTTAAAAGATGGAGCAAGGGCATGACGTCAAAAAATATCCGTATGGAACATGCTTCTCTGTGGGTGCAGATTTGGGATGCTTCACTCGATATGTTTTCGCCTTAA